The Methanofollis sp. genome has a segment encoding these proteins:
- a CDS encoding type II/IV secretion system ATPase subunit — protein MFDFSSLIGGKISSLFGKKTNETPRGGITADEVPDPTPLILNLPPADPDVDMVERYWLTPPFSYANIYRRDPITLGYEIVEPGITEKELIILEETFEQLRAMLIYDTARKRGEFGLDLDLLRKVIRSFDPEIPDERVEVLVYFLRRNFIGYGKLDPLMNDDKIEDITCNGPGVPIFLYHRRYANIQTNCVFGGEELNKFVLKLAQKADKQLSLSTPLIDAALPEGSRAQITYSDIISSKGSSFTIRKFRADPMTPVDLIANHTYGLDLMAHIWLAVVSRKSMIISGGTACGKTSTMNAISFFIPPVAKIVSIEDTREIQLPHENWLPMRTRESTSVTGTGNVGMFHLLKSALRQRPEYIIVGEVRGEEAQTLFQAMNTGHTTYSTVHAGNVRETVNRLIHDPINVPVAMFNALDLILVQSLLYDEGRGFRRCLSLNEIVVVENEVRWEPLFTWDHRSDSFVRVYEQSAVFDDIAYRNGWSREQLEGAITLRRSALEDMVRAGSLSPSEVGQMIQEMAVQERE, from the coding sequence ATGTTCGACTTCTCCTCTCTCATCGGGGGGAAGATCTCCTCCCTCTTCGGGAAGAAGACGAATGAGACCCCTCGTGGGGGTATCACCGCGGACGAGGTCCCGGACCCCACCCCCCTGATCCTGAACCTCCCGCCCGCAGACCCCGATGTGGATATGGTAGAACGCTACTGGCTGACCCCTCCCTTCTCCTACGCCAACATCTACCGCAGGGACCCGATCACCCTCGGCTATGAGATCGTCGAACCCGGGATCACGGAGAAGGAGTTGATCATCCTTGAGGAGACGTTTGAACAGCTCAGGGCGATGCTGATCTATGATACCGCCCGCAAGAGGGGCGAATTCGGTCTCGACCTGGACCTCCTCCGGAAGGTGATCCGCTCCTTCGACCCCGAGATACCTGATGAGCGGGTGGAGGTACTCGTATACTTCCTCAGGCGCAACTTCATCGGCTACGGGAAACTGGACCCCCTGATGAACGATGATAAGATCGAGGATATCACCTGCAACGGCCCCGGCGTCCCAATCTTTCTCTATCACCGGAGGTACGCCAACATTCAGACGAACTGCGTCTTTGGCGGGGAAGAACTGAACAAGTTCGTGCTCAAACTCGCTCAGAAGGCCGACAAGCAGCTCTCACTCTCGACCCCGCTCATCGACGCCGCCCTCCCGGAGGGGTCGCGGGCACAGATCACCTACTCAGATATCATCTCCTCTAAGGGAAGCTCGTTCACCATCCGGAAGTTCCGCGCCGACCCTATGACCCCGGTCGACCTGATCGCCAACCACACCTATGGCCTCGACCTGATGGCGCACATCTGGCTTGCGGTCGTGAGTCGGAAGAGCATGATCATCTCAGGGGGGACGGCATGCGGCAAGACCTCGACGATGAATGCAATCTCGTTCTTCATACCCCCGGTGGCAAAGATCGTCTCTATCGAGGATACACGCGAGATCCAGCTCCCGCACGAGAACTGGCTGCCGATGCGGACACGGGAGAGCACCAGCGTCACCGGCACCGGCAACGTCGGCATGTTCCATCTCCTGAAGTCAGCGCTGCGTCAGCGGCCCGAGTACATCATCGTCGGTGAGGTGCGCGGTGAGGAGGCACAGACCCTCTTCCAGGCGATGAACACCGGACACACCACCTACTCCACGGTCCATGCAGGGAACGTACGGGAGACGGTGAACCGCCTGATCCATGACCCCATCAACGTCCCGGTGGCGATGTTCAACGCCCTCGATCTAATCCTGGTGCAGAGCCTCCTCTATGATGAGGGGCGAGGTTTCCGCCGGTGTCTCTCGCTGAACGAGATCGTGGTCGTTGAGAACGAGGTGCGGTGGGAACCGCTCTTCACCTGGGACCACCGGAGTGATAGTTTCGTCAGGGTGTATGAGCAGTCGGCCGTCTTTGACGATATCGCCTACCGGAACGGCTGGAGCAGGGAGCAGCTTGAAGGAGCCATCACTCTTCGAAGATCCGCCCTTGAGGATATGGTCCGGGCGGGTTCCCTCTCTCCCTCGGAGGTCGGGCAGATGATACAGGAAATGGCAGTGCAGGAACGGGAATGA